A genomic stretch from Silurus meridionalis isolate SWU-2019-XX chromosome 1, ASM1480568v1, whole genome shotgun sequence includes:
- the krt18b gene encoding keratin, type I cytoskeletal 18b, with product MSYHSTSFSRTTPMSYRAASIYGGAGGRDSRISSATAYGSLRSAPLASSISSSTAFKVSSGYGSGAGTSLSSGPGAILGDEKGQMQNLNDRLASYLETVRRLEKENSALEQKIREAMEKAGPDARDYSKYNAILDDLRRKIFEATLENGRLVLQIDNARLAADDFRVKFENELSIRQSVEADIAGLRKVIDDTNMGRMNTEGELEALKEELLFLKKNHDDEVADMRNQIAHSGVQVDVDAPKGQDLAQVMGEIRANYEKLAMKNAEDLKMWHENQIADVQVQVSQNTEALQGAQVEMNDLRRQIQTLEIELASQQSLKASLEDTLRNTELHSNTEMEKYNRIVMQLEAELTQLRAKITEQGQEYQNLLNMKMKLEAEISTYKILLDGEDLKLQDALE from the exons ATGAGCTACCACTCGACCTCCTTCTCCCGCACCACACCCATGTCTTATCGTGCTGCCAGCATCTACGGTGGAGCAGGAGGTAGGGACAGCCGGATCTCCTCTGCCACGGCTTACGGAAGCCTGCGTTCTGCCCCACTGgcctcctccatctcctcctcaACTGCCTTCAAGGTGAGCTCAGGCTATGGATCAGGAGCAGGAACAAGCTTGAGCTCAGGACCTGGAGCCATCCTAGGAGATGAGAAAGGTCAGATGCAGAACCTGAATGATCGCCTGGCCTCCTACCTGGAGACGGTGCGCAGGCTGGAAAAGGAAAACAGTGCACTGGAGCAGAAGATCCGTGAGGCCATGGAGAAAGCTGGACCGGACGCACGAGACTACAGCAAGTACAACGCCATCCTGGACGATCTTAGAAGGAAG ATCTTTGAGGCTACACTGGAGAACGGTCGTCTCGTCCTGCAGATTGATAACGCTCGCCTGGCTGCAGATGACTTCCGGGTCAA GTTTGAGAACGAGCTCTCCATCAGGCAGTCTGTAGAGGCAGATATCGCAGGTCTGAGGAAAGTCATCGACGACACAAACATGGGCCGCATGAACACTGAGGGCGAGCTGGAGGCCCTGAAAGAGGAGCTTCTGTTCCTTAAAAAGAACCACGATGAT gaagtggcagatATGCGGAATCAGATCGCGCACTCGGGTGTGCAGGTGGACGTAGACGCTCCGAAGGGACAGGATCTCGCTCAGGTCATGGGGGAAATAAGAGCAAATTATGAGAAACTGGCCATGAAGAACGCTGAGGACCTGAAAATGTGGCATGAAAACCAG atagcAGATGTCCAGGTTCAGGTGTCTCAGAACACAGAAGCATTACAAGGAGCTCAGGTGGAGATGAACGACCTGAGAAGACAAATTCAGACGCTGGAGATCGAGTTAGCATCACAGCAAAGCCTG AAAGCATCTCTGGAGGACACGCTGAGGAACACGGAGCTGCACTCCAACACTGAGATGGAGAAATATAACCGCATCGTGATGCAGCTGGAGGCAGAACTGACCCAGCTCAGGGCAAAGATCACAGAGCAGGGGCAGGAATACCAAAACCTCCTCAACATGAAGATGAAACTTGAGGCAGAAATCTCCACCTACAAAATACTGCTGGATGGAGAAGATTTAAA GCTGCAGGATGCTCTGGAGTAA